A single region of the Pseudomonas granadensis genome encodes:
- the parE gene encoding DNA topoisomerase IV subunit B, whose amino-acid sequence MATPSASSYNADAIEVLSGLDPVRKRPGMYTDTSRPNHLAQEVIDNSVDEALAGHARSVQVILHADHSLEVSDDGRGMPVDIHPEEGVSGVELILTKLHAGGKFSNKNYQFSGGLHGVGISVVNALSTEVRVRVKRDGNEYQMTFKDGFKASELEIVGTVGKRNTGTSVYFAPDPKYFDSPKFSISRLKHVLKAKAVLCPGLLVSFEDKGTGEKVEWHYEDGLRSYLVDAVSEFERLPNEPFCGAFAGNKEAVDWALLWLPEGGDAVQESYVNLIPTAQGGTHVNGLRQGLLDAMREFCEFRSLLPRGVKLAPEDVWERIAFVLSMKMQEPQFSGQTKERLSSREAAAFVSGVVKDAFSLWLNANPETGLALAELAINNAGRRLKASKKVERKRVTQGPALPGKLADCAGQDPMRSELFLVEGDSAGGSAKQARDKEFQAILPLRGKILNTWEVDGSEVLASQEVHNIAVAIGVDPGAADMSQLRYGKICILADADSDGLHIATLLCALFVQHFRPLVDAGHVYVAMPPLYRIDLGKEIYYALDEAERDGILDRLVAEKKRGKPQVTRFKGLGEMNPPQLRETTMDPNTRRLVQLTLGEDFAKTSEMMDMLLAKKRAGDRKSWLESKGNLAEVLA is encoded by the coding sequence ATGGCCACTCCCAGCGCTAGCTCTTATAACGCCGACGCCATCGAAGTCCTCTCGGGCCTCGACCCGGTGCGCAAACGCCCCGGCATGTACACCGACACCAGTCGGCCGAACCACCTCGCCCAGGAAGTCATCGACAACAGCGTCGACGAAGCCCTGGCCGGCCACGCCAGATCGGTGCAGGTCATCCTGCACGCCGACCACTCGCTGGAAGTCAGCGACGACGGCCGCGGCATGCCGGTCGACATCCACCCGGAAGAGGGCGTGTCAGGCGTCGAACTGATCCTCACCAAGCTGCACGCAGGCGGCAAGTTTTCCAACAAGAATTACCAGTTCTCCGGCGGTCTGCACGGGGTGGGTATTTCCGTGGTCAACGCGCTGTCGACCGAAGTGCGCGTGCGCGTCAAACGCGACGGCAATGAATACCAGATGACCTTCAAGGACGGCTTCAAGGCCTCCGAACTGGAAATCGTCGGCACCGTCGGCAAGCGCAACACCGGCACCAGCGTGTACTTCGCGCCGGACCCGAAATACTTCGATTCACCGAAATTCTCCATCAGCCGCCTCAAGCATGTACTCAAGGCCAAGGCTGTGCTGTGCCCGGGGCTGCTGGTCAGCTTCGAGGACAAAGGCACCGGCGAAAAAGTCGAATGGCATTACGAAGACGGCCTTCGCTCGTATCTGGTCGATGCGGTCAGCGAATTCGAACGTCTGCCCAACGAGCCGTTCTGCGGCGCGTTCGCCGGTAATAAGGAAGCGGTCGACTGGGCGCTGTTGTGGCTCCCGGAAGGAGGCGACGCGGTGCAGGAAAGCTACGTCAACCTGATCCCGACGGCGCAGGGCGGCACCCACGTCAACGGTTTGCGTCAGGGCCTGCTCGATGCCATGCGCGAATTCTGCGAATTCCGCAGCCTCCTGCCGCGAGGCGTGAAGCTGGCGCCGGAAGACGTCTGGGAGCGCATCGCTTTTGTCCTGTCGATGAAAATGCAGGAACCGCAATTCTCCGGCCAGACCAAAGAGCGTTTGTCGTCGCGTGAAGCCGCGGCGTTCGTCTCCGGCGTGGTCAAGGACGCGTTCAGCCTGTGGCTCAACGCCAACCCGGAAACCGGTCTGGCCCTGGCTGAACTGGCGATCAATAACGCCGGCCGTCGCCTCAAGGCGAGCAAGAAAGTCGAGCGCAAGCGCGTCACCCAAGGCCCGGCGCTGCCCGGCAAACTGGCCGACTGCGCCGGGCAGGACCCGATGCGTTCCGAGCTGTTTCTGGTCGAAGGTGATTCCGCCGGCGGTTCGGCCAAACAAGCGCGGGACAAGGAATTCCAGGCGATCCTGCCGTTGCGCGGCAAGATCCTCAACACCTGGGAAGTCGACGGCAGCGAAGTGCTCGCCAGTCAGGAAGTGCACAACATCGCCGTGGCCATCGGCGTCGATCCGGGCGCGGCGGACATGAGCCAGCTGCGCTACGGCAAGATCTGCATCCTCGCCGACGCCGACTCCGACGGCCTGCACATCGCCACGCTGCTTTGCGCGTTGTTCGTCCAGCACTTCCGCCCGCTGGTCGATGCCGGTCACGTCTACGTAGCGATGCCGCCGCTGTACCGCATCGACCTGGGCAAGGAAATCTATTACGCCCTCGACGAGGCCGAGCGCGACGGCATTCTTGATCGTCTGGTCGCCGAGAAGAAGCGCGGCAAGCCGCAGGTCACCCGATTCAAGGGTCTGGGTGAAATGAACCCGCCGCAACTGCGCGAAACCACCATGGACCCGAACACCCGGCGCCTGGTGCAGTTGACGCTCGGCGAAGATTTCGCCAAAACCTCGGAAATGATGGACATGCTGCTGGCGAAAAAACGCGCCGGTGACCGTAAATCCTGGCTCGAATCCAAAGGCAACCTCGCCGAGGTTCTGGCCTGA
- a CDS encoding esterase-like activity of phytase family protein, which yields MRCGWALACALLLSAMSVSAEPLQELRVLSEHAVEGMRGGNLSGLAMCGGALWAVSDRDDDQIYRLDTGAQVWQAEAKRIDVPLVPDTGLPWGLRSRNWAASFVRGGDLDFEGISCDSAGNRYLVSEGHAAVLQVPLSGPANWLKISPLMVREARASGMLLHFNAIFEGLAINPAGDQMWLAAERQSRGLLLIKRQQTVWDCEGRCVLLSEGGKEMQPPQFPHARAVNRDFSDIALFNGKLFTLERNAFQICRRDAQTAKVEQCWSYAAELLQANRRYSQNYGLEEALIIDADGAWIGVDNNFGPRADGEVRPIVWRFAAPDGGWGARP from the coding sequence ATGCGTTGTGGCTGGGCCCTGGCGTGTGCGTTGCTGCTGAGTGCGATGAGCGTGTCGGCCGAGCCGTTGCAGGAGCTGCGCGTGCTCTCCGAGCATGCCGTTGAGGGCATGCGCGGCGGCAATCTGTCGGGGCTGGCGATGTGCGGCGGCGCACTGTGGGCGGTGTCGGATCGCGATGACGATCAGATCTATCGACTCGATACCGGCGCTCAGGTCTGGCAGGCCGAAGCCAAGCGCATCGACGTGCCGCTGGTGCCGGATACCGGTTTGCCATGGGGATTGCGCTCGCGCAACTGGGCGGCGTCGTTCGTGCGCGGTGGCGATCTGGATTTCGAAGGCATCAGTTGCGACAGCGCGGGCAATCGCTATCTGGTCAGCGAAGGCCATGCGGCGGTTTTGCAGGTGCCCCTCAGTGGCCCCGCCAACTGGCTGAAGATTTCACCGTTGATGGTGCGTGAAGCGCGGGCCAGCGGGATGTTGCTGCACTTCAATGCGATTTTCGAAGGTCTGGCGATCAACCCGGCAGGCGATCAGATGTGGCTGGCCGCCGAACGACAAAGCCGCGGTTTGCTGCTGATCAAGCGTCAGCAGACGGTGTGGGATTGCGAGGGTCGCTGCGTGCTGCTCAGCGAGGGCGGCAAAGAGATGCAGCCGCCGCAGTTTCCCCACGCCAGAGCGGTGAATCGCGACTTTTCCGACATCGCGTTGTTCAACGGCAAGCTGTTTACCCTTGAGCGCAACGCGTTCCAGATATGTCGTCGCGATGCGCAGACCGCCAAGGTCGAACAGTGCTGGTCGTACGCCGCCGAACTCTTGCAGGCCAATCGCCGTTATTCACAGAACTACGGGCTGGAAGAAGCGTTGATCATCGACGCCGATGGGGCCTGGATAGGCGTCGACAATAATTTCGGACCGCGTGCCGACGGTGAGGTCCGCCCGATCGTCTGGCGTTTCGCCGCGCCTGATGGCGGCTGGGGTGCCCGGCCATGA
- the parC gene encoding DNA topoisomerase IV subunit A, with protein MSDILADSLDGVERRSLADFTENAYLNYSMYVIMDRALPHIGDGLKPVQRRIVYAMSELGLDADSKHKKSARTVGDVLGKFHPHGDSACYEAMVLMAQPFSYRYTLVDGQGNWGAPDDPKSFAAMRYTEARLSRYSEVLLSELGQGTADWGPNFDGTLQEPLVLPARLPNILLNGTTGIAVGMATDVPPHNLREVATACVRLLDEPKATVEQLCEHIQGPDYPTEAEIITPRADLLKMYETGKGSVRMRAVYHVEDGDIIVTALPHQVSGAKVLEQIAALMQAKPSKAPQIADLRDESDHENPCRIVIIPVNSRVDHDALMQHLFASTELESTYRVNVNIIGLDGKPQLKNLRALLVEWLEFRVLTVRRRLQFRLDKVERRLHLLDGLLIAYLNLDEVIHIIRTEEHPKAKLIERFALSEIQADYILDTRLRQLARLEEMKLRDEQDELLKEQAKLQALLGSEAKLKKLVRTELLKDAETYGDDRRSPIVERAEAKALTEHDLLPNEKVTVVLSEKGWVRSAKGHDIDATGLSYKAGDGFKTSAAGRSNQFAVFIDSTGRSYSVAAHTLPSARGQGEPLTGRLTPPPGASFECVLMPEDDALYVIASDAGYGFVVKGEDLQAKNKAGKALLSLPNNAKVIAPRPVADREQNWLASVTTEGRLLIFKISDLPQLGKGKGNKIIGISGERVASREEYVTDIAVLPEGATLVLQAGKRTLSLKADDLEHYKGERGRRGNKLPRGFQRVDALLVENFNQAS; from the coding sequence ATGAGCGACATCCTTGCAGACAGCTTAGACGGCGTAGAACGCCGGTCGCTGGCTGACTTCACCGAAAATGCCTACCTCAACTACTCCATGTACGTGATCATGGACCGCGCGCTGCCGCATATCGGCGACGGCCTGAAACCGGTGCAGCGGCGTATCGTCTACGCCATGAGCGAGCTGGGGCTGGATGCCGATTCCAAGCACAAGAAGTCGGCGCGTACCGTCGGTGACGTGCTCGGCAAGTTTCACCCGCACGGCGACTCGGCGTGCTACGAAGCGATGGTGCTGATGGCCCAGCCGTTCAGCTATCGCTACACGCTGGTCGACGGCCAGGGTAACTGGGGCGCGCCGGACGATCCGAAGTCCTTCGCCGCCATGCGTTACACCGAAGCGCGGCTGTCGCGCTATTCCGAAGTGCTGCTCAGCGAACTGGGCCAGGGCACTGCCGACTGGGGCCCGAACTTCGACGGCACCCTGCAGGAACCGCTGGTGCTGCCGGCGCGCCTGCCGAACATTCTGCTCAACGGCACCACCGGTATCGCCGTGGGCATGGCCACCGACGTACCGCCGCACAACCTGCGCGAAGTCGCCACCGCCTGCGTGCGCCTGCTCGACGAACCGAAAGCCACGGTCGAACAGCTCTGCGAGCATATTCAGGGCCCGGATTATCCGACCGAAGCGGAAATCATCACGCCGCGTGCCGACCTGCTGAAGATGTACGAAACCGGCAAGGGCTCGGTGCGCATGCGCGCCGTGTACCACGTCGAGGACGGCGACATTATCGTCACCGCGCTGCCGCATCAGGTCTCCGGTGCGAAAGTGCTGGAGCAGATCGCCGCGCTGATGCAGGCGAAACCGTCGAAAGCGCCGCAGATCGCTGACTTGCGTGACGAGTCCGACCACGAAAACCCGTGCCGCATCGTGATCATCCCGGTCAACAGCCGCGTCGATCACGACGCGCTGATGCAGCACCTGTTCGCCAGCACCGAGCTGGAGTCGACCTACCGGGTCAACGTCAACATCATCGGTCTGGACGGCAAGCCGCAGTTGAAGAACCTGCGCGCGTTGCTGGTCGAGTGGCTGGAATTCCGCGTGCTGACCGTGCGTCGCCGCCTGCAATTCCGCCTCGACAAGGTCGAGCGCCGCCTGCACCTGTTGGACGGTTTGCTGATTGCCTACCTCAACCTGGATGAAGTGATCCACATCATCCGTACCGAGGAGCACCCCAAGGCCAAATTGATCGAGCGCTTCGCCCTCAGCGAAATCCAGGCGGACTACATTCTCGATACCCGTCTGCGCCAGTTGGCGCGACTGGAAGAGATGAAGCTGCGCGACGAGCAGGACGAACTGCTCAAGGAACAAGCCAAGCTGCAAGCGCTGCTGGGCAGCGAAGCCAAGCTGAAGAAGCTGGTGCGTACCGAACTGCTCAAGGACGCTGAAACCTACGGCGACGACCGTCGTTCACCTATCGTCGAGCGCGCCGAAGCCAAGGCGCTGACCGAGCACGATCTGCTGCCGAACGAGAAAGTCACCGTGGTGCTGTCGGAAAAAGGCTGGGTGCGTTCGGCCAAGGGCCACGACATCGACGCCACTGGCCTGTCGTACAAGGCCGGTGACGGCTTCAAGACTTCGGCAGCGGGGCGTTCCAACCAGTTTGCGGTGTTTATCGACTCGACCGGCCGCAGCTATTCGGTCGCCGCGCACACCTTGCCGTCGGCCCGTGGTCAGGGCGAACCGTTGACCGGTCGTCTGACGCCGCCGCCGGGTGCCTCGTTCGAATGTGTGCTGATGCCTGAAGACGATGCGCTGTACGTGATCGCCTCCGACGCCGGCTACGGCTTCGTGGTCAAGGGCGAAGACCTGCAAGCCAAGAACAAGGCCGGCAAGGCTTTGTTGAGCCTGCCGAACAACGCCAAGGTCATCGCCCCGCGTCCCGTCGCCGACCGTGAACAGAACTGGCTGGCTTCGGTCACGACCGAAGGTCGCCTGCTGATCTTCAAAATCAGCGATCTGCCACAATTGGGTAAGGGCAAGGGCAACAAGATCATCGGTATCTCCGGTGAACGTGTCGCCAGCCGCGAGGAATACGTGACGGACATCGCCGTCCTTCCGGAAGGCGCCACCCTGGTGTTGCAGGCCGGCAAGCGTACCCTGTCACTGAAGGCCGATGACCTCGAACACTACAAAGGTGAGCGTGGGCGTCGCGGAAATAAACTGCCGAGGGGCTTTCAGAGGGTCGATGCGCTGCTCGTCGAAAACTTCAATCAGGCGTCCTAG
- a CDS encoding retropepsin-like aspartic protease family protein — protein sequence MSQQPPGKRAGRVLMVLAWCAALFLATRFFGQWEQRQQNPNIVITSEQGEGFIEVKLASNAQGHFVASGQINGEPVEFMLDTGATDVSIPADLAKRLKLEEGFGVTLSTANGLSQGYRTKIARLQLGDIVLRDVRALVAPGLHGDQVLLGMSALNRLEFTQRGGTMLLRQTTNR from the coding sequence ATGAGCCAGCAGCCACCGGGCAAACGCGCCGGGCGGGTGCTGATGGTGCTCGCCTGGTGCGCGGCGCTGTTTCTGGCCACGCGTTTTTTCGGCCAGTGGGAACAGCGCCAGCAGAATCCGAACATCGTCATCACGTCGGAGCAGGGCGAAGGGTTTATCGAAGTGAAACTGGCGAGCAATGCTCAAGGGCATTTCGTCGCCAGCGGCCAGATCAACGGCGAACCGGTGGAGTTCATGCTCGACACCGGTGCGACCGATGTGTCGATCCCGGCGGATCTGGCCAAGCGTTTGAAGCTGGAAGAAGGTTTCGGTGTGACCCTGAGCACGGCCAACGGCCTCAGCCAAGGCTACCGAACCAAAATTGCCCGCCTGCAACTGGGCGACATCGTTTTGCGCGACGTTCGCGCACTGGTGGCGCCGGGGCTGCATGGCGATCAGGTGCTGCTCGGCATGAGCGCCCTGAACAGACTTGAATTTACTCAGCGCGGTGGCACCATGCTGCTGCGCCAGACAACGAACCGATGA